In the genome of Raphanus sativus cultivar WK10039 chromosome 4, ASM80110v3, whole genome shotgun sequence, one region contains:
- the LOC108851920 gene encoding transcription factor IBH1, producing the protein MAFAENHINTDVPEKDVFALHFLQTLSNLSTQNPFSSPDKKSDRVKKIKKAAYVSMARAAGCTDRLWSRALLQRAAKRNNKIVRFPRRRKRVTWLRRRSNRRDPVEEAAAERLRNLVPGGGEMKTSKLMEETAHYIKCLSMQVKVMQCLVDGLSPK; encoded by the coding sequence ATGGCCTTCGCAGAAAACCACATAAACACAGACGTCCCTGAGAAGGATGTATTTGCCCTCCACTTCCTCCAAACCCTCTCAAATCTCAGTACACAAAACCCTTTCAGTTCTCCGGACAAAAAAAGCGATCGTgtcaagaaaatcaagaaggCTGCGTATGTGTCCATGGCCAGAGCAGCCGGTTGCACTGATCGGCTCTGGAGTAGAGCCCTCTTACAGCGAGCCGCCAAAAGAAACAACAAGATCGTAAGATTCCCtaggaggaggaagagggtGACTTGGCTGAGGAGGAGAAGTAACCGAAGAGATCCAGTAGAAGAGGCAGCGGCGGAGAGGCTGAGGAATCTTGTTCCCGGAGGCGGAGAAATGAAGACTTCAAAGCTGATGGAAGAGACGGCTCATTACATCAAGTGCCTTAGTATGCAGGTCAAGGTCATGCAGTGTCTTGTTGATGGCTTGTCTCCTAAATGA
- the LOC108849397 gene encoding prolyl 4-hydroxylase 1, which yields MAAAPPAMKIVFGLLTFVTIGMIIGALLQLAFINRLEDSYGTGLPSLRGLRGQSSRHLRDVSRWAKDKDAEALRLGYVKPEVVSWSPRIIVLHNFLSSEECEYLKAIARPRLQVSTVVDVKTGKGVKSDVRTSSGMFLNHVERSYPMIQAIEKRISVFSQVPAENGELIQVLRYEPNQFYRPHHDYFSDTFNLKRGGQRVATMLMYLTDDVEGGETYFPLAGDGECTCGGKIMKGISVKPTKGDAVLFWSMGLDGQSDPKSIHGGCEVLSGEKWSATKWMRQKATS from the exons atGGCAGCAGCTCCTCCTGCCATGAAGATCGTGTTCGGTCTATTGACATTTGTCACTATCGGAATGATCATAG GTGCCTTGTTACAATTGGCCTTTATCAACAGATTGGAAGATTCGTACG GAACTGGATTACCATCCCTAAGAGGGCTTCGGGGACAGAGCTCCCGACATCTCCGAG ATGTGTCGCGGTGGGCAAAAGACAAAGATGCAGAAGCTTTGCGGCTTGGCTAT GTCAAGCCTGAAGTAGTTAGTTGGTCCCCTCGAATTATTGTGCTTCATAACTTCCTCAGTTCAGAG GAATGTGAATACCTCAAAGCTATCGCCAGGCCTCGCCTTCAGGTTTCCACTGTCGTTGATGTTAAAACAGGAAAG GGAGTTAAAAGTGATGTGAGGACAAGCTCTGGAATGTTTCTAAATCATGTTGAAAGAAGTTATCCAATGATACAG GCAATTGAAAAGCGAATCTCGGTCTTTTCTCAAGTACCAGCAGAGAATGGAGAACTCATTCAGGTCCTAAG ATATGAGCCAAACCAGTTTTACCGACCGCATCACGATTACTTTTCTGACACT TTCAATCTGAAACGCGGTGGTCAGCGCGTAGCAACTATGCTAATGTACTTAACAGATGATGTTGAAGGAGGAGAAACTTATTTCCCTTTG GCTGGTGATGGTGAATGCACCTGTGGTGGCAAAATCATGAAAGGCATTTCTGTGAAACCCACCAAAGGAGACGCAGTTCTCTTCTGGAGCATG GGGCTTGATGGACAGTCAGATCCAAAGAGCATACATGGAGGATGTGAAGTTCTATCTGGCGAGAAATGGTCAGCTACTAAATGGATGAGACAAAAAGCTACTTCCTGA